Genomic window (Zingiber officinale cultivar Zhangliang chromosome 2B, Zo_v1.1, whole genome shotgun sequence):
GATAAGGTTTGAGGTTTTTATTTTAAGAGTAGGTTTGAAATATCAAACCTGCTTTTTTCTCTTGGGGATGGAGCTACCAATCATTGAGAAATAATAGTGCATATTGACttctttttaaataataaaaaaatattttaaaaaaaaaattattttagccgTTGCTATTTTAACCTTCAATTTAATTACAATGTTAGTATAAATAAACTTTAACAACTATCCTTGCTATATTTACATtagtatatttattttatttaatttttaaatattttactatTTATAGGTGATGAACTTCTTATCTTTTCCATTCAAACTTCTACTTCTCTTATATTTTCCattcatatttttaaagataagaAGCCGTTGCTGCTTCTTATCTTTTTATTGCTCATCCAAACTTCTCTGCTCATCCAAACTTCTCATTTGATCCTATCATTCTAATTTTTATCCATGGATGAAAATTTTAGTGGATCTTTTAGCATGTTTTCGAATTCACAGAATCCTGAAGAAAATGCAATGCTTCAAAATAACCGTCCTAATTCTCAATTTTCTCAACTTTCTTCATCTCCACAATTCtcatcaaaatttcaaaatcttcCTTATGCTCCACAATATCCACAAAATTTTTCATATCCTACACAATATCctccaaattttcaaaatattcaatATCTTCAACAATACCCTCCTTATATGCATCTTCCTCAACCGCCATCGGCCATGGTCTTGGATGAATCAAGAAGAGCGAGTATAGGTGCATCCAGAGTCGAGAAAGAACTCGCAACACCACCTTCTCCCCTTGAGTCTCAGTTTCCACCACATTCGACACAAGTCGAGGTggaaaaaattgattttaatgttGATGCAGAGATGGGCAGCAAACGAACATTTTGGACAGTAGAAGAAGAGCAACATCTTGCAAAATCATATATCAATATTAGCACTGACTCAGCAATCGGGAATTCTCAAAAGGATAAAGCTTTTTGGAAGCGTATCGGAGATTACTACAGCGAGACTCGCCCATAGGGAACTAAGAAGAGGGATTTCATGGCGCTAAAGTCACATTTCTATGGGTATTATTCGTCGGCAAATGAATTTGGTTCAATGTACAATAATTTTTGGGAGAATCGTCAAAGCGGTGAGAGTGATGAAGATATACTTGTAAAAACACATATGAAGTGGAAGGACATGCATAAGAACAGGCCTTTTAAATATGAACATGTGTGGAGAATTTTGAAAGAGCAAGTGAAATGGGCTCCACAATCAGAGGGTCATCGTGTTGGAAAAAAGCAAGGACATCTGAATTAGGGGCACACACATCCTCGTCCAACCCAGATGCTAGTGTTGATGCGGACGACTGTGAAGCGCGCAAGCGTCCAATTGGGCAAAAGGCGGCAAAGAAGAAGGGTAAAATCAATCATGCAATGGTAGAAATAATGGAACAAAGCATTGGCAACATGAGCAACATGTGGAAGGAATTCAAAGATATTCAACAAGACAAAGTTAGGAAGATAGATGAATTCCATAACAACGAGAAAGTTGCAGAATCTGAAGCATTTCGACGTGATTATGAAATCTTGATGAGGGATACTTCAACAATGACAAAGCAACAAGAGGATATACATAAAAAGGCATGTGAAATAATATCCAAAAGATGGGGAATACCTTATTAGATGGTTTTTCATTTTTTAGCTATGTTTTTTAAGATCGAGTTTAGTTTATCTTATTGTTGTTTGTAATTTTTGTCTTGAATGGTTATCATTATAGCACTTCAAAATATCCT
Coding sequences:
- the LOC122048245 gene encoding uncharacterized protein LOC122048245, translated to MDENFSGSFSMFSNSQNPEENAMLQNNRPNSQFSQLSSSPQFSSKFQNLPYAPQYPQNFSYPTQYPPNFQNIQYLQQYPPYMHLPQPPSAMVLDESRRASIGASRVEKELATPPSPLESQFPPHSTQVEVEKIDFNVDAEMGSKRTFWTVEEEQHLAKSYINISTDSAIGNSQKDKAFWKRIGDYYSETRP